DNA sequence from the Oncorhynchus clarkii lewisi isolate Uvic-CL-2024 chromosome 9, UVic_Ocla_1.0, whole genome shotgun sequence genome:
CAAGTTGTGACAATCGTTGGATGTTTGAGTAGGAAAAAACCCAAACACGTTTCTAAAAAACAACTCTTGTTCTTTCAACATTTGCGACAATGTCTTGTATATATTGCTGTCAAACAAGTCTGAAGCGCTGCGTGTCAATGGTTAGTTTGTCATTCTGTAAATGAATGGTCGGGTTGTAGGTTGATTCTGGTGAGCAATAGGATAGCATGAGCTGCAGCACGCTGGGCAGCTGTGCTCCTGATAATTTGATTACTGCCTCGCAGTGCCAGCCGTGATTAGACTGTGCCAGGCAGTAGTCCCATGTGGGCAGGCTTAAAATTAAAACCCAACCATCAGTTAAACTGTGGCAACCTCAGTTGTATGATGGTTCAAGACAACTCAGAACTAGGAAATCTTTGAcctccgacttcagtgcgttccaGACaattgggaactctgaaaaaaacgagctccgactgggagaAATCATTTTTAAAGGTCATCCAAGTCGGAAACTCTGCCATCATTGTAGAGCTCCGAATTCTCCAATCTGAAGAttactgacgtcatgatttttCCAAATCTTTTTTCCAAATCTTTTCTTTTTTTGAGTTCCCAGTTTTCTTGAACGCACCAACAAATCTCAGTTTTGGACGATAATGACTATATGatcaaaatgatcctatttacactaCAGTCAATGTTGGCACTAGACTAAATGTTTTTGACTAATATTGATGCCACATAGGCCATTTTCAACCAGAGAAGTTGGTTTTTGAGTTCAGCCTCTCTTTAAGATACATCTCTAAACATAACTATTTTCTAATACAGTTTCAAAGTGAATCATTGCATTTTTAACAACATTAATATTAATAGGTCTCAACATTAATATTCCAGTTAATTATCAGAAGTAATTGATTTTCTATTCTTTACAGGCATGGCCTTTGCCCTGCTGGCTAATCTACCTCCTGTCAATGGCCTCCACTCCTCCTTCTTTCCTCTCATCCCCTACTTCTTCATGGGCACTGCTCACCAAATGGTCCCAGGTAAGTTTACCATAATCAAAAGCATATGTTATAGGATGTAATTGTCCCAGACACGCTGAAGCTTGAATAGTCACGAAGTGAAGTGTCCTTCGCTGGGTTGTTTTTTATGCATAGGACATAGGATTAATCTTCTTAAAGTGTAATGGAATGTTCTCTGAGTCCAGGTACCTTTGCTGTGCTTAGTATCATGGTGGGCATGGAGTGCCTGAAGCTGGCCCCTGAGTCTGACTTCAGCCACTTCAATGCCACCATTAACGCCACAGTGATGGATGAGGACAGGATGAACGAGGTTCGACTGGGCATCTCTGGGACGCTGGCCTGCCTCACTGCTATCATACAGGTACTGCAGCCACAGAGAAGACTAGTTTaccattgtacagtatatgtgacagaacgcaggttgacatttattgtcaagaATCCTGCCCTGGAAGCATAACTGACTGATTTcggctagatgggccagctgaaaagttgggttaggcattagggttagcagtgtggttaaggttagagctaGGTTTAGATCAGATTTTATGGCTTTGtagctgtgccagctagtgaccactctgcagagctgcctctgGTACCtgagtcatcccaataaatgtcaacctgcggTTTGAATCCCGGTGATTCTGTGTGCCACAACTGTGTCAGCGTTCTacgctaaagcctaggcattgtCTCGGGAGGTAATGCAAGTATTAAGCTCTCATACTGTACCTTAAATGTGAATGAATTAACTGTTGCACAAAATCTGTCTGAGCAGATGAGCCTGGGCTTGATGCAGTTTGGCTTTGTGGCCATCTACCTGTCCGAGTCCTTCGTCAGAGGGTTCATGACAGCAGCTGGACTGCAGATCCTGATCTCTGTACTAAAGTACATCTTTGGCATCAAAGTGCCTTCCTACAGTGGACCACTAGCCACTATCAATGTAAGCCTCAATTGATGAAAAGTTACCTTTGCTCTTCATATCTGCATGCAGAACTACAGTGCTACTTACACTAACCATGCACATAATGTCCCTTTTTGTCACAGACTCTTAAAGATATAGTTTATGGCCTGCCTAACACCAACATAGCCTCGCTGGTCTTTGCTCTGATCAGCAGTGTGGTTATTATAACAGTGAAGGAGCTGGGTGCACGCTACCACCAGAAGCTACCCTTCCCCATCCCCATGGAGATCATCATTGTGAGTAATGGGGGACTCTAATTTGTTCCTCTTATTCTATGCTATATTATGCTATGCCTCGTTATGCCAGCCTGGGCTAAACTATGATATGCTGTTATGCCATCCTATACTATATTATGCTATGACATCCTATGCAATATTATGCTATGCCATGTAATGCCAGCCTATGCTATGCTATGATTTGCTATGTTATGCTATGTTAGGTTATGTTATGCTATGTGAGGTTATGCTATGGAGTTATAAGAACTATATAAATGGTTAAACCAGAACCTCCCTTTGCGCAGGTGGTGGTGGCCACAGCCATATCGGGCCCCCTGGACCTGCCTGATAAGTATCACATCGACATAGTGGGGAAGATTCCCCTAGGGTAAAGGACACAGAATATCACCAGAAAAGTTGACTGTTATTGTGTGCTAttatgactgtttaacagtctatcCTCACATTGACAAGGAGGTTCTGTAATCTCAACCTCTCCTCCTAGATTTCCTGCTCCAATCCTCCCAACAGTGAGTCAGTGGGAAGGGATGCTGAGCTCAGCCTTCTCCCTGGCTATCGTGGGCTATGTGATCAACCTGGCTATAGGCAGGACAATGGCAGCAAAGCATGGCTACGATGTGGATCCCAATCAGGTACGAATAGGGGACATGCATGAGGGGAAGGTGTTATTGACTgttcgttgtgttgttgtgttattgactgtatgtttgtttatcccatgtgtaactctgtgttgttgtttttgtcgcactgctttgctttatcttggccaggtctcacttgtaaatgagaacttgttctcaactggcctacctggttaaataaaggtgaaatacatttaaaaaaataaaaaggaagAAAATGTCAAGTTTATTTTTCACCACATTATTGTCAaatgtgacttgcctagttaaataaaggttacattttaaaaaaggggaaaaaagtatttacattttttatgttATTTTTCCTGTTGTGACATGAGGATACCTGGATCACCTATAaaccttttgttaagtaaatcaggtgatAAATAAAATGAAAAGGAGTGTGTCTTTAACATATTCTATTTTTGTTTGTAATCTCATCAAATCCTTCTGCCTAAGCTTTCTGACTACAACTGACTATAATCTCCATTACTCATCATAGTGTACTATAAACACTGATGTGTGTTCTTGTGCaggagatgttggctttgggcTGCAGTAACTTCGTGGGGTCTTTCTTCAAGATCCATGTGATCTGCtgtgctctctctgtcaccctggCAGTAGACAATGCTGGGGGAACATCACAGGTCAGACATAGGGAGCATTGAGACACAGGGAGCATTGAGACACAGGGAGCATTGAGACACAGGGAGCATTGAGAACAGGGAGCATTAAAGCAGGACAATGTAGAAACTTTGCATGGCACAAGACAACACAGAATTCATTGAACACACCTCTTACTTTTACGTTTAACAATTCACTTAATACTAATTAACTTGTTAATTCCCTTTGTGGTTGATtgaccaacattttttttttgtgggtAGAATCCCCCTTTTGCAGGTAGAATCCCCCTTTTGCAGAAGCatcagctagtcttcctgggggctacaaaaaacacaaaacaacaataACATCAGAGCTCTGTTCAGGACACAACAGTTAGTATGTAGTAGTATTGGCATCTTGTCTCAATAAAGACTCCATCCTATTCTTTCTTCTTCACagttttccagtctgtgtgtgatGCTGGTGGTCATGGTCACCATGCTGGCCTTGGGGCATTTCCTCAAACCACTACCAAAGGTGAGGACCTTTGTTTCGATGCATTCAAAAAAGATAGAAACAGTGATGTACAGCAGGTGTTCTCAACCATTTCTTTTCCGGGGGCCCACTAAAGCACTTTCAAATCGAGGAACCCCTGAAAGCTCTCTTAGACCCCTCAGGGGTTCTAGACCTCCTGGTTTAGAATCACTGATGTCCAGTAACACTGAGGGTTGAAAatcaaaataagtatttgtttcGACTTACATGATGTTTATGATGTAGAAATAAcataaaagtaaaaaatgtacTGAGTGTTGATCACCATTTATTCCTGTAGTCTGTGCTGGGAGCCCTGATAGCGATCAACCTGAAGAACACTCTGCTGCAACTCTCTGACCCATATTACCTCTGGAAGAAGAGCAAACTGGACTGTGTGAGTCAAATCCATTACTCATTGTCTGACCAAGACATGCCTAGAAAACTCAGATTAAGTGTAAACTCTGATGTCGATACTCAAACACTGTCAAATCTACTGCTCTAATGATCCCGTAtcttgtccagtgtgtgtgggttgtctcATTTTTAGCCACCTTCTTCCTGAGTTTGCCTTATGGAGTTGCCATTGGAGTCAGCTTCTCCATCCTCGTGGTTATTTTTCAGACCCAGTTGTAAGTAAAACAACGTTGATTGTGTCACAAAAGTCACAAACTGGTATATTTGATATGCTCATGTTTTTAATTGTTAAGAAATATATTAGATGTAATTTATTTTGTTCTCCACAGTCGGAATGGTTCAGAGATTGCTCAGATCATGGACACAGATATATACAAAGATCCCAAGGTCTACAGCAAGGTAGTGAAACTGTGTTCACCATTAACTTTGGATTTATGTTCATGTCTTCTTTCACAGCAAGGTTGTATGTCTGTAAATATATGGTTCTATTTCTATAGGTGAAATGTATAGAAGGGGTGAAAATAATGAACTACTGCTCCCCTCTCTATTTTGCCAATACAGAGATATTCCGACGAAAGGTCATCAAAAAGGTACCTTGATGACTATAGGAtggc
Encoded proteins:
- the LOC139417592 gene encoding solute carrier family 26 member 9-like, with the protein product MQQDWPPYVINRPAYSLPDFDRKFDMKKRTFPIGQKVKKCFRCSGSRLKSLLFRHLPILSWLPKYKVKENLLCDVISGVSAGTIQVPQGMAFALLANLPPVNGLHSSFFPLIPYFFMGTAHQMVPGTFAVLSIMVGMECLKLAPESDFSHFNATINATVMDEDRMNEVRLGISGTLACLTAIIQMSLGLMQFGFVAIYLSESFVRGFMTAAGLQILISVLKYIFGIKVPSYSGPLATINTLKDIVYGLPNTNIASLVFALISSVVIITVKELGARYHQKLPFPIPMEIIIVVVATAISGPLDLPDKYHIDIVGKIPLGFPAPILPTVSQWEGMLSSAFSLAIVGYVINLAIGRTMAAKHGYDVDPNQEMLALGCSNFVGSFFKIHVICCALSVTLAVDNAGGTSQFSSLCVMLVVMVTMLALGHFLKPLPKSVLGALIAINLKNTLLQLSDPYYLWKKSKLDCCVWVVSFLATFFLSLPYGVAIGVSFSILVVIFQTQFRNGSEIAQIMDTDIYKDPKVYSKVKCIEGVKIMNYCSPLYFANTEIFRRKVIKKTGLDPGKLLLARKKLLKKQQKELDRQNKETKKRKPSSLLELQNDFDIGNGNPYPPPSPTSCVNFHCSDNELGEQSPDPDQSSASPVILDSQPIPFHTLILDLSGVCFIDLMGIKVLTKMYSSYEMLGIKLYLANVQAQVYEELEGGEMFEEGSVPRCHLFLTVHDAILCALQRSRNTGGCEKAEQDKKELVLNFQEDEERDLEQELF